The DNA segment GCGTTGTGACTGCCAAGCCGGCTACCGGCTTTCAATTCTCTTTATGAGATTCAAATAAACGGTGGAGAAGAAGGCAGTATCAAAATACCTCTTTCAATTCTCTTTATGAGATTCACAAGCTAGGCAAAAACGCGCTGTTCATAACTTTAGAAACTTTCAATTCTCTTTATGAGATTCCCTTTAGCTACAGCTGTTGGTTTTGCGATTCCGGTTTCTTTCAATTCTCTTTATGAGATTCGGCTCATACATGGTTTTCAGCCTTTTAGGTATAAACGCTTTCAATTCTCTTTATGAGATTCAAAGGCTCATCTTTGCTTAAGCGTTTAAAGTAAAAGCTGTCTTTCAATTCTCTTTATGAGATTCATATGAGGTGAGAGAATGGCTAAGTATAGTCTAATTCTACCCTTTCAATTCTCTTTATGAGATTCTGAGTACCCTTTCACTTACATGAAAGGGCGCCAGAGGAACTTTCAATTCTCTTTATGAGATTCGTTAATAAAATACCTATTAAGCCACGACTGGCATGGAAACTTTCAATTCTCTTTATGAGATTCATTGAATTAGTTAAAAAGCTAGCTTTACAAAAAGCTGGCTTTCAATTCTCTTTATGAGATTCCGTACCCCGGAGCCATATAATTCCCGTTTTGGAAGAAAAACTTTCAATTCTCTTTATGAGATTCTGCGGCTGAATCCCCTTATCAGCCTACTGCTCCGCTAAGTTTCTTTCAATTCTCTTTATGAGATTCCTAAACTCAGCGTTGTACCCTTCTGCGTGTTGGTGTAATCTTTCAATTCTCTTTATGAGATTCTTAAAAATCTAAAACGCTTCAAAAAAACAATTAAACTTTCAATTCTCTTTATGAGATTCATAATTAAAAATCAAGGGGGTTTAAAAAAATGAGATGGTCTTTCAATTCTCTTTATGAGATTCAAGCTACAAGACTGACAACACCACCAGCCACGACTCTTTCAATTCTCTTTATGAGATTCTTGGTTTTGCGATTCCGGTTTTGAAGGCGGTGAGTGATGCTTTCAATTCTCTTTATGAGATTCAACTTAAAGCCAGCGCCTCTGAAAAAATAAACTGTAATCTTTCAATTCTCTTTATGAGATTCCGATATGTTATTTTATTGTTTTTTGGTAAATAAAGTTTTTTCCGGTTGGTTTTATGGGGTTGTTTCCGCTACCCTCCATCTTGCACGAGTATTTATAAAGGGTAGAAAAAATTAGAGGGCTTTGCATTGGGGGTAGTAGCCGCAGCCTTGGCATTGTTTTTTAAATTTTGTTTTGGGGATTTTTTCTTTTTCTATTATTTGTTTTATTCTGGTTATTGTCCATTTGACGTGTTGTTTTATTTGGTCTGTTAATTTTATTTCGAATATTTTATCGTTTTTTGTGTGGTATATTATGATGTTTTTTACTGGTTTTTTGAAGTATTCTTCTGCTAGTAGGGCGTAGGCTGCGGTTTGGTATAGGTATCCTGGTTGGAGTTTTTCTTGGTCTGTGTTTTTTATGTCGATTATTTTTAATCCTTCATTTGTGTTTACGGCTAGGTCTATTATTCCGATTAATTCTAGTTTGGGGGATGATAGTTTTAGGTTGATCCATTTTTCTAATATTTTTTCTTTTCTTTTGGCTAGTAGTGTTTTACGTCTTTTTTCTTTTTCAGCTTCATGTTCTTCTTCTTGTTTTCCTTCTTTCATGTATTCTTTTTCGCTTTCTGTTACTTTTAGTACTCCTATGAAGTATA comes from the Candidatus Odinarchaeum yellowstonii genome and includes:
- the cas4 gene encoding CRISPR-associated protein Cas4 produces the protein MSEDELNYIPAKWIEIYHYCPRIIYFIGVLKVTESEKEYMKEGKQEEEHEAEKEKRRKTLLAKRKEKILEKWINLKLSSPKLELIGIIDLAVNTNEGLKIIDIKNTDQEKLQPGYLYQTAAYALLAEEYFKKPVKNIIIYHTKNDKIFEIKLTDQIKQHVKWTITRIKQIIEKEKIPKTKFKKQCQGCGYYPQCKAL